The Prevotella melaninogenica nucleotide sequence CTTACTGGTGTTGCTCAGAAGAAGCAACTCCAGACTGTGCGTGATCAGATAAAGTCGGGAAAAGAACTCACAAAAGCAGAAAACACACTTCGTGGATTATTGGTTGATTCGGCTTCTAAGAAGAATAATAAAATATGGCTCCTTCTCTGTGATGTATTAACAAAACAATATGAGCAGGGAAATGAAAAATTATATTTGAAACAAAAGTATGACACGGCAGCCCTTTTTACTGTAACAAGGAAGTTGTATGATGTAATGTCACGCTTTGATTCTCTTGATGCTCAACCAGATGCTAAAGGAAGAGTACGTGCTAAATATAGAGCTAAGCATGCAGACTTCCTAAACTCTATTCGTCCTAATCTATTCAATGGAGGTTCATATTTTATCCATAAGAAAGATTATAATACGGCCTTTGATTATTATAGCGATTACTTGCTATCAGCAAATCATCCTCTGTTTGAAGGTTATGACTATATGCAGAAAGATGCTCTTATTCCGCATGCTGCTTATTGGGCTATGTTCTGTGGCTATAAGCTTAGTGATGCTGATAAGATTATGCAGTTTAAAGAGCAGGCAGAGCGTGATACCTCTATGCTAAACTTTGTAAGGCAGTATGAGGCTGAAGCATATTTGATAAAAAAGGATACTGCCATGTATGTAAAGTCTCTACAAGCAGGGTTCGAACAATATCCTAATTTTGCCTACTTCTTCCCACGATTGGTTGAATATTATGCTAAGATTGGAGAACATCAGAAAGCATTAGAAATCACGGAGCGTGCTTTGAAAGCTGATTCCACAAGTCTTTTGTTTCGTTTTGCTAAAAGTACAGCATTGCTGAACCTTGGTAGATACAATGAATGTATTGAGATTTGTAAGCAGCTGATAAAAGATAAAGACACTTATGCTGATGCTTATTATAATATAGGACTTGCATATTTCAATCAGGCGATAGAATTAAATAAAGATAGGCAGAAGTATCGTGCCAACAAGGAAAAGATTATAACATTATATCAGCGCTCTAAACCCTACATGGAGAAATACAGAGAGCTTGCTCCTACCGCTAAGAGTAAATGGTTAGCACCTTTGTATACTATTTACCTTAATTTGAATATGGGTAAGGAATTCGATGAAATTGATAAGTTGAGAAAGGAAAGATAAAGATGAATAATAATATTCTTAATAAACTTGGCATCACGCTCAATGCAATGCAGGAGGCTACGGCTGATGCAGTATTGCATACGGGTAAAGATGTTGTAGTGATGTCACCGACAGGTTCAGGTAAGACTTATGCTTACCTCCTACCATTAATTCAGCGGTTAGATGCTTCGTCAGATGCACTGCAGGCTGTAGTGTTGGTACCTGGACGTGAATTGGCATTGCAGTCAGCTAATGTTCTTAAGGATATGGGTAGTGGCTTACGCTCTATGCCTTTATATGGTGGACGTCCAACAATGGAAGAGCATCGTGTATTGAGAGATGTAAAACCTCAGATAGTCTTTGCTACTCCAGGACGTTTAAACGATCATCTTGATAAGGCTAATATTAATGCAGAAACGATAAAGTGGCTTGTCATTGATGAGTTTGACAAGTGTCTTGAATTTGGTTTTCAAGACGAAATGATGAGTATTCTCTGTAAGTTACCAAATATAGAAAGACGAATCCTACTTTCAGCAACAGAGTCTGAAACTATTCCTAATTTTGTATCAATGGGTAGGACCGTTCATTTGGATTATCGTACAGAAGATGAGAATATTCCTGATCGTATACGTCTCTACACAGTTACAAGTCCCGAAAAGGATAAACTTGAGGTATTGAAGAAACTTCTCCTTTCTTTAGGTGACAAAAGTAGTATTGTATTCTTGAATTATCGTGACTCCGTAGAACGCACAGCTTTATTCTTAAAGGAGAATGGTTTTACAATCAGTTGGTTCCATGGTGGCTTAGACCAGCGTGAACGTGAAGCATCTCTGTATCGTTTCTCAAATGGTTCTGCACCAATACTTGTTAGTACCGACTTAGCTTCACGTGGGTTGGATATACCAGATGTTGACAATATTATTCATTATCATTTCCCTGAAACTGAAGATAGCTATGTGCATAGAGTAGGGCGTACAGCACGTTGGGACAAGGAAGGAAGAACCTTCTTCATTCTTGGTCCAGAAGAACATTTGCCAGAGTATGTTACCAATGAGCATGAAGAATATAAGATACCAGAGACTTTACCAAAACCAGCTCAGCCTCGTATGGCAACAATATATATAGGTAAAGGAAAGAAAGATAAAATCTCAAAAATAGATATTGTAGGCTTTCTTTGTAAGAAAGGCGGATTAAAGTCTTCTGAAATTGGAAAGATTGATGTGAAAGATCGTTTTACTTATGTAGCAGTTTCACGCACAAAGATTAAAGAAATAATTTCATTGACTAAAGGTGAAAAAATAAAGGGTATTCGTACCGTTGTGGAAGAGGTAAGGTGACACATTATACAATGTGTCACCTTTTTCTTTAACATCCCTCTCCACGTGTATAAAACGCATACTATCTTGCAAATAAAAAAAATGATATTTTATTTGGAAGTATAAAAATAAAAGCGTATCTTCGCATCGTAGACCATCAAAACCTATTACATATTTAATACTGATAATAACTACAAAACATAAGTCAAACTTAAACTAAACAATCGAGATGAAAAAGTACAATTTTGGTGCAGGTCCATGTATCCTTCCACGTGAAGTAATCGAAAAGACAGCAAATGCCATTTTAGATTTTAATGGAATTGGTCTCTCAATTGCAGAAATCAGCCATCGTTCAAAGGATTTCCAGCCAGTAATGGACGAAGCTATGGCTTTAGTAAAGGAAGTATTAAATGTCCCAGAGGGCTATTCAGTGCTTTTCTTGGGTGGTGGTGCATCACTTGAGTTCTGCATGATTCCTTTCAACTTCTTGGTAAAGAAGGCTGGTTATTTAAATACTGGTGTTTGGGCAAAGAAGGCCATGAAGGAAGCTAAGTTGTTTGGAGATGTTGTTGAAGTTGCTTCATCTGCAGATGAAAACTATACATATCTTCCAAAGAACTTCGATGTTCCTACAGACTTGGATTATTTGCACATCACAACCAATAACACAATTTATGGTACTGAATATCACAAAGATTTAGATGTACCAGTTCGTTTGATTGGTGATATGTCTTCAGATATCTTTAGCCGTCCAGTTGATGTTTCTAAGTACGACTGCATCTATGGTGGTGCACAGAAGAATCTTTCTATGGCAGGTGTGACATTCATCATTATTAAGGATGAAGTTCTTGGTCGTGTACAACGTGAAATCCCAACAATGTTGGATTATCGTACACATATCAAGAAGGGTTCTATGTTCAATACTCCTCCTGTAGTGCCTATCTATACCGCTTTAGAGAACCTTCGTTGGATTAAAGCGAACGGTGGTGTTGAAGCAATGGAGAAACTTGCTAAGGAGCGTGCTGATATTGTTTACGGTGAAATCGATCGCAATAAGTTGTTCCGTGGTACAGTTAAGTGTGAGGAAGATCGCTCTTACATGAACATCTGCTTCGTTCTCAACGATGAGTATGCAGAATTACAAGATGAGTTCTTTAAGTTCGCTACTGAAAGAGGAATGGTTGGTATCAAGGGGCACCGCGATGTTGGTGGTTTCCGTGCAAGCTGCTACAACGCTATGACAGTTGAAGGCTGCAAGGCTCTTGTTGAAACAATGAAGGAGTTTGAAGCTAAACACTAAATATATAAAGATTAGACTTAGCAGTGGTGTACATGCCACCTGCTGAGTCTAAACGATAACTTTACTATATCTAACCAAAACATTAAGGCTATGAAAGTTTTAATTGCAACTGAAAAACCATTTGCACCATCTGCAGTGCAAGGTATTACAACCGAACTTAAGAATGCAGGACATGAGGTTGTTCTGCTTGAAAAATATACAGAGAAAGCTGAATTGCTTGAAGCAGTAAAAGATGCTGATGCAATGATCGTACGCTCTGACAAAGTTACACCAGAAGTACTTGACGCAGCTAAGCAGTTGAAGATAGTTGTTCGTGCAGGTGCTGGTTATGACTCTATTGATACAGCCTATGCAAAGGAGAAGAATGTTGTTGTAGAAAATACTCCTGGACAGAACTCTAATGCTGTTGCTGAACTTGTATTTGGTTTGTTGGTATATGCCGTACGTAGTTTCTATAATGGCAAGGCTGGTACAGAATTGATGGGCAAGAAACTTGGTATTCTTGCTTTCGGTAATGTTGGTCGTAATGTAGCTCGTATCGCCAAAGGCTTTGGTATGGAAGTGTACGCATACGATGCATTCTGCCCTGCAGAGGCTATTGAAGCAGCGGGTGTTCATGCTTGTAAGATACAAGATGAATTATTCCAGACTTGTGACGTTTTGTCACTCCATATCCCTGCAACTCCACAGACCGTTAAGAGTATTGATTATCGTTTAGTTAACCTTCTCCCAAAGAAGGGTATCCTCATTAATACTGCCCGCAAGGAAGTTATCAATGAGGAGGAACTTCTGAAGTTGATGGCTGAGCGTGAAGACTTGAAGTTTGTGACAGATATTATGCCTGATGCTGATGCTGAATTCAAGAAATTTGAAGGACGTTACTTCTCTACTCCAAAGAAGATGGGTGCACAGACAGCTGAAGCTAATAATAATGCTGGTATTGCTGCAGCAAAGCAGATTAATGCTTTCTTTGCTACAGGTGATACTAAATTCCAAGTAAATAAATAACTTTCTAATACATAAGGGTTGATTGTCTTAATCTACTAAGTGAGGTTGTGACTTTCAATCCTTTTATTTTTATTTAAAAACTAACACTATGGCAGTAATAAAACCTTTTAAAGGTATCCGCCCTCCAAAGGACTTGGTTGAGTCTGTCGCAAGTCGTCCATACGATGTTTTGGATTCTGAAGAAGCTCGTGCAGAAGCTGGAGACAACGAGAAGAGTTTATATCATATCATCAAACCAGAAATCAACTTTGAAGTTGGCACAAGTGAATATGATCCAAGAGCTTATAATAGTGCTGTTGAACAATTCCAGAAGTTCCAAAATGAAGGTTGGTTAGTCCAAGACGATAAGGAACATTATTATATCTATGCACAAACTATGAATGGCAAAACTCAATATGGTCTTGTTGTTGGAGCATATGTTAATGATTATCTGACTGGTAATATCAAGAAGCATGAGCTAACTCGTAGAGATAAGGAAGAAGACCGTATGAAACATGTTCGCATTTGTAATGCTAATGTTGAACCAGTGTTCTTTGCTTATCCTGATAATCAGGTACTTGATACTTTGTTGGCTCGATATGCTGCAACAAAACCTGAATATGATTTTGTTGCACCTGATGATGGTTTCAGACATCAGTTCTGGGTTATTACAGATGAAGCTGACATCAAGACTATAACTGAAGAGTTTAAGAAGATGCCAAGTCTTTATATTGCAGATGGACACCATCGTTCTGCTGCAGCTGCTTTAGTAGGTGCAGAGAAGGCTAAGAACAATGAAAATCATAAGGGTGACGAGGAGTATAACTACTTTATGGCAGTATGCTTCCAGGCAAGTCAATTAACGATTCTTGACTATAATCGTGTTATCAAGGATTTAAATGGCATGGAAGTTGCTGAGTTCTTAAAAGCTTTGGAGAAGAACTTTACTGTTGAGCTGAAAGGACAAGATGAATATCGCCCAACAAAGTTGCATGAATTCTCTATGTACCTTGACGGCAACTGGTATAGCTTGGTTGCTAAACCTGGTACATACGATGATAATGACCCTATTGGTGTTCTTGATGTTGACATCTCAAGTCGATTAATTTTGGACGAACTAATGGGCATTAAAGACCTCCGTTCAGACAAACGTATTGATTTCGTTGGTGGTCTGCGTGGTCTTGGAGAACTGAAGCGTCGTGTTGATAGTGGTGAAATGCGTTGGGCATTGGCACTCTATCCTGTATCAATGCAGCAGATTATGGATATTGCTGATAGTGGAAAGATTATGCCACCTAAGGCAACATGGTTTGAACCAAAACTTCGTTCTGGTCTTGTCATCCATAAGCTGGATTGATGCAAGATTAACATAAATTGAATGGATAGCGATAAATATAAGACAATAAAAGAGAAAGCGATTAGCGAGGGATATTACTCTGAAAAGCGGAGTAAGTTCCTCGCTTTTGCGCATCATGTTGATTCTGTCGAAGAGGCGTTAGAGATAGTAAAAGAATATCGAAAGAAGTATTATGATGCTCGCCATTGCTGCTATGCTTATAGAGTAGGTTTTGATGGTACTGAATTCCGAGCAAATGATGATGGAGAACCGTCTTCAACAGCAGGTAAGCCTATTCTTGGACAGATTGACAGTTACGGATTAACAAATACACTCATTTGTGTTATTCGGTATTATGGAGGTATAAACCTCGGTACTGGTGGTTTGATTGTTGCTTACCGTGAGGCTGCAGCAGATGCATTATCAAATAGCGAGATAGAAGAAAAATTCATTGAGGAGGAAGTGAAATATACATTTACTTATCCGATGATGAATGATGTTATGCGAATCATTAAGGAAATGAATCCTCGCATTGTTAATCAAGTATTTGACAATACTTGTGAAGTTGTTCTTTCTATCAGAAAAGGGCAGGCAGAAGAACTACGCACTCGACTGAAGAAATTGTCTTTTGATTGATACGCAATTTAGGAAAGATAAAAATATAGGACACAAAATCTATTATTAATACTACCAAGGTTAGATAACAGAAAGATTATACAATGACAGAATTGAATAAAAAAACAGACTGATATGACTTTACATGAAGCTATTATTTACGTATTAGAAGGCTATGGTTCCGCGATGAGCTCTGCTGAAATAGCCCAGGAAATATTTGACAAGAAATTATATCTGCAACAGGCAGGTTCTATGGCTCCAGCCAAACAGATAAGAGATCGTGCAAGAAAATATCCACAGCTTTTTATTATTGAAGACGGTAAAATACGCCTTAAAACATCTTTAGACTTCACTGATAGTCAAAAGAATAAATCGTCAATTAATCTTTGTCAGTTTACCTCTTCACCATTTCCCAAAAGCAAATGTAAAGAAAATTTGCCATCAGTTTCTCAAGATATGTCTTCTAATTTTAAACAGGGACTTGTTCCATGGGTAAATGAGAAAACCAAGGTACTCATCTTAGGTACTATGCCTGGAGATATTTCTATCCAGCAGCAGTCCTACTATCTTAATCCACGCAATACGTTTTGGAAGATTATCAATAATCTTTTCAATTCAACAAGTAGATTAGAAAAGAGCCGTTCATTTCTTAACAAAATCGGTATAGGGCTGTGGGATGTTTATAAGGAAGGTTTAAGAAAAGGTAGTCTTGATACAGGCTTCATCGGCAATCCTTCTACTAATGAGATAAAAGACCTACTGAATCAATATCAATCCATTAAATACCTTATCTTTAATGGTCAAAAAGCATATAAGGCTTTCCTAAAGGCAATTGGCAAAGTTAATATACCATGTTATGTCTTTCCATCAATGTCTTCTGCCTATAGCCGAATGACATTCGAAGAGAAGTTGAAAGTATGGACTAAACTAAAGGAGTTGCTGAAATGAAATTCTAACAAGTTGACATCAGGCTTTCATTCATCTATTTTTTCGGACGTCAAGCTACGTAGTGTTTGTAAACTATTTTCACGCAATTCAAAACCAAAACATGCCCTTTTAGCTTCTAAAAGATGCCTAATTGGCTTGTAAAAGGTGCCCTATTGAGATCTTACTAACGCCCTTTTGAAGTCTAATTAAGCACCTTTTAAAACACATCTTTATAACCAGCTGATTTACTGTTTGTTGTAGACTTTCTTTTTGGTAGCATTTTTATCATTACTTATATGTGTTTATTATATTTTTTTGTAAATATAATATCATCCCTTTATCTGTATTTTCGGGGTATAATAATGAATCGGTTTTTAGTATAGGAAGATATAGGGAAAAAAACTAATTAACAATATTGGCTATTTGTTTGTTTTATATCTAATTTCCGTTTTTCTATTAAAGCAATACGAAAGGCGATTAGACAATAATCAGGAGAACCTTATTTTATCCCATTCTCTTTTTGCTTTTTTACCTTTTTAAACTCTTCTATTCCATTTTTTTTGTGTTACTTTGCAGGTAATTATATGAGTTTACTAACGTATTAATCCTACTTATTAAGGATATTTTCTCGAGAAAGTTGTTAATGACTAACATTTTAAATATGAATAGGAGCTTGAAATGGCTGGTTGCAATTGTAGCAATACCTGTCATTCTGTTTCTTATCCTCGCAGCTTTACTATATTGTCCACCCGTTCAAAATTGGGCTGTAAAGCATGTGGCAGCCTATGTTTCAGACAAGACTGGAATGGAGGTAAGCATCGATAGGGTCAATCTATCTTTTCCTTTAGATCTTCAGTTAGATGGTCTAAAGATGCTTCGCCCGAATGATTCTATCCCTAATAAGAAAGATACGGTGGCAGATGTACATCGCTTGGTGGCTAATGTAGACCTATTGCCATTGCTTAAAAGTAGGGTAGAAGTAAACGAACTAACCTTTACAAAACTCAAAGCAAATACCGTCAACTTTATTGGTGACCTGCGTATTCGTGGTGATTTGCAACGCTTGCATATTGTTAGCCATGCAGTTAACCTTGTTGGTGATTCTGTTCGTGTAAATAAAGCAGATATAGAAGGGGGATGGGTTGATATTGCTTTGGGCGATACTGTACCCGAAGATCCAAACAAACAGAAGCCACTTTGGCGTATTAATATAGATAAACTTAATCTTACAAAAACAGATTTTCGCCTCCATATGCCTGGCGACACAATGAGTGTTCGTGCTAACTTCAAGAAAGCAGCAGCTAACGGAGCAGAACTTCTATTACATGACAACATATACAAGGTTGCAAACGTAGATTGGCAAGGCGGTGATTTTAGTTATAATCAAAACTATGTACGCCATGCAAAGACAGGTTTTGATGCAGCACATATAGCCATGCAAGATGTTAATTTGGGTATAGATTCCTTCCTATATGCTGCTCCAAAGATTCGATTACGTGTTCGTACAGCTAATATGAAGGAAAAGAGTGGACTGATAGTAAAGGATTTCAGTGGACCATTTTCTATGGATTCTACAAGTATCAATCTACCTGATTTGTATTTCCGACTACCTAACACTGAGCTTTCTGGACGGTTTACGATGGATATGAATGCCTTTGCTGATAAGAATCCAGGGCAGATATCTACTCAGTTAGATGGTTTTCTACGTCTGGAAGATTTGCACCCGTTCCTAACCTCCGTACCAAAGAATATTTATCAGGCTATTCCTAATCAAAGTATCATCATAAAGGGTCAACTGGATGGAAATCTTCGTTCAGCAGCTTTTAAACAGCTTCGTTTAGCTATGCCAGGCTATTTTGACATTACAGGAACAGGATGGATAGCTGATATGATGTCTGGAGTTAGTCATCTTCGCAGCGACTTAAAACTTAAAGGAACAGCAAGTAATCTTAGTTTTGTTTCTAAATTATTACCACGTGATGTGCGCAAGACAATAGCTTTCCCACATGGAGTAGGTATAAATGGTGATATTCATGTGCGTAAAACACTGTACACAGGTAGCATACAGTTGACACAAGGTGGCGGACGTATTCGATTGAATGGTGCTTATAATACAGCAACAGAACTATATCGTATTACAGCAGATGCAACTTTATTCCCTGTTCATCGTTTCTTACCCCATATGGGTTTATCAGCTTTCTCCGGAACAATAAAGATGCAAGGACGAGGCACAGACTTCTTAAATCCAAAATCATCAACCAATCTCAGCCTTCGTATTCGTAGTTTCAAATATGGTAACTACGTATTGGATGGCTTGAATGGAGACATTTCAAAACATGGAGAGCAACTTTCGGCTCATGTAAAGAGTACGAACCGAATGATAAGTGGCGACTTCACTTATAAAGGCAGAGTTAATACAAAACTTGTGGATGGTCATCTACGTGGTTGGTTACGTCGTGTTGACTTGCACGCCATGGGCGTAATGAATCAAAGATATGTAGTTTCTACATGGGCTGATGTTGATGTACGCTCTGATATGAAGAACATTCATCATGTCAGTGGTCTACTTCGTTCGTTCCGCCTTCTGCAAGAAGGACGAAAGAAAAGTAGACTTTTAGCAGCTGGAAACTTTGATATGCGAGCTGATGTACGCCCAGGTAGCCTTGACACTCACATAAAAGGAAATCTATCAGAAGCTGATTTGCAGGCTTTTGGATTTATAGATAAGCATTATATAACATCTGCTAATACAGACATTACGCTTCGTTCAGATATGAAGAAGTACTATACTGTAAGTGGAAATGTGGGTAATTTATTACTAAGCGAACAACGTAAGGGAGAGCGTTTACCATTAGCTGAAGGTAATTTCAATCTTGATGCAACCATGCGTGGTGATCAAATTGAAGGTTCAATAAATGGTGTTTTCCCACGTGTAGACCTTTACCAATTAGGAATTGTAGACAAAGCGATGACAAGTAGTTTCTCTACTAACACCTCATTTGCAATGTCTGGCAAAGATAATTTGAATGTTCGTGGTTTGATTGGCAATCTTCGTGTTACCGAAAAAGACCGTACTTATACTCCTGGTGATGTAAATGTTGACCTTATGAGTCGTCGTGATACAGTGCATGCAGTTCTGAATGGTGGAGACTTCCATCTCAGTACAGCTTTTAATAGTAGTGTCAACCAATTGGCAGAAAGTGGAAAGCGAATCTATAAGACTGTACGTGAGCAATTGACTAATCGTCGTATAGATCAGTCTGCTATACTCCGTCAGTTACCAACAGGACACTTTACGCTCCGCAGTGGACGTGATAATTTATTCTCTAACTTGTTAGCACGAGATGGATATGCCTTTAGTCAGGCAGATATTAACCTGACATCATCACCAACAAAGGGACTCGATGGAAGAATTAGTATTGATTCTTTGGTATATAATGATATTCTTCTCGACAGTATTAGGGCTGACCTTAACAGTATTGATGGACAGTTGAACTATACGCTATCTGTAATAAATAGCCCTAATAATACATATCCTTATCATGGATCTTTGCAGGGTGCGCTCTATGAACATGGTTTGAAGACACATGCAACCATCCTTGATAATAAGGGTAAGACTGGTTTCGACTTAGCGATGAAGGCTGCTATGAAGGGTAGGGGAATAGAACTTTCTATTACTTCTCCTCAATCTATCTTAGGTTATAAGTCATTTACTGTCAATGATTCCAACTATATCTACATTGGACGTGACCGTCGTCTATCTGCCAATCTTCGTCTGGAAGCAGCTGACGGAACTGGTATGCTCGTATCAACAGAAGATAATGATTCTACTTCATTACAAAATGTTACACTCTCAATGAACCACTTTGAGTTGGGTAGTTTGTTTGAAGTCTTACCATTTACGCCGAAGTTGTCGGGTATGCTGGACGGTGACTATCACCTTGTTCAGACTGAAAAGGAACTCACGATATCAAGCGATATGACTATTAAGAAGCTTGTTTATGAGAATAGTCCTATGGGAGATGTGGGCACACAGTTTGTTTATATGCCTAAGGGAGATGGTACTCACTATGTTGATGGTATAATAACACAAAACGGAAAGGAAGTCGGTTCACTTTCGGGTACCTATAATAATGAGGGGGCTGGAGAACTTGATGCTACTTTAGAGATGAATCGTTTCCCACTGAATTACGTCAATGGCTTTGTTCCTGACCAAATTGTAGGCCTCGATGGAGTAGGAGAAGGAACGTTAACAGTAAAAGGGCCGCTGAAGAAGTTGGATATCAATGGTGAAGTTTATCTTGATTCAACTTATTTGGTGAGTGCACCTTACGGCATAAGGATGCGCTTTGCAGATGATCCTGTCCAAATACACAATAGCCATATTCAGTTTGAAAACTTCGAACTCTTTGCAAGTAATGGTTCACCACTCGACATATCGGGCTACTTAGATTTCTCTAATCTTAATAAGATGCAGCTTGATGCGCAAATGAGAGCTAAGGACTTCCAGATTATTGATGCGAAGAAAAATCCTCGTTCAGAAGTTTATGGAAAGGCTTTCGTTGACTTTACAGGACGAATAAACGGCCTTTTAAACAACTTACAGTTAGTTGGAAAGCTTGATGTCTTAGGTAATACAGATGTCACATACGTAGTACGCGATGGTACATTATCTACTGATGACGATTTGAAAGACCTCGTTCAGTTCACTAACTTCAATGATTCTACGGTTAATGTTGTCAAACGTCCAGATATTACTGGCTTTACAATGGGGCTTAGTGTAAATATTGATGAGCAGGCACATGTATTATGTGCGTTGAATGCTGACCAGTCTAATTATGTCGATTTTGTAGGTGGTGGCAATCTACTTCTTAACTATGACCCAACCAATGGTGTGCAGGTTCGAGGTAGATATACGTTGAGTGATGGTAAGATGAAATACTCTCTGCCAGTTATTCCACTCCGCACTTTCAACATTAAAGACGGAAGTTATCTTGAATTTACGGGTGATCCTATGAAGCCTACACTTAAAATTACAGCAACAGAAGTAGTAAGAACAAGTGTTTCCAGTGGTTCTGGGGAAGGTAGAATCATTGATTTTGAATGTGGTGTAAGCCTTAGCAAGCAATTCCCTAAACCTGGAGTTGAGTTTATCATCACCGCCCCAGAGGATCAAGAGATGCAGAATATTCTTAATATCAAGAGTGTTGAGGAACGTTCAAAACTTGCAGTTATGATGTTGGCATCGGGTATGTATTTTGATGGCAATAACTCAGCAAGCGCCAATACAGCCATGAATGGTGCATTAGCAGGCTTCCTACAGACACAGGTTAACTCTATTACGGGTAAAGCCCTTAACTCTATGGGACTTGACTTGACTGCCAATATGGAAAGTGCTGCCGATGTGAATGGCAACTTACACACCGACTATACCTTCAAGTTCTCAAAACGTCTGTGGAATAATCGCCTACGTATCATTATGGGTGGACGAGTTTCAACAGGTTCACAGTTCTCTGAAGATAATGGTGCTTACTTCGATAACTTCTCGCTTGAATATCGTCTAAACCAAAAAGAAACCAAGTATTTGAAACTCTACTATGAGCGTGAGGCATACGATTGGTTAGAAGGTAACTTGAGTGAGTTTGGTGCTGGCTTCATGTGGCGTCGTAAGTTACGTCATTTCAAGGATATCTTCCGCTCTAAAGAAGATAATCCAGTAGTAGCACCACAGACTGAGAAGCCTAAACGAGATACATTAATAAACTTTGTAAATGACAAAAAGAAATAAATATATAAGAACAACAGGTGGAAAAGGAGTCATAGAACTATTTGCTTTTATGGCATTCTTATTCATACTTGTTGCCTGTAGTACGACTTCTGCCATCCCTAATGGTGAAT carries:
- a CDS encoding translocation/assembly module TamB domain-containing protein, encoding MTNILNMNRSLKWLVAIVAIPVILFLILAALLYCPPVQNWAVKHVAAYVSDKTGMEVSIDRVNLSFPLDLQLDGLKMLRPNDSIPNKKDTVADVHRLVANVDLLPLLKSRVEVNELTFTKLKANTVNFIGDLRIRGDLQRLHIVSHAVNLVGDSVRVNKADIEGGWVDIALGDTVPEDPNKQKPLWRINIDKLNLTKTDFRLHMPGDTMSVRANFKKAAANGAELLLHDNIYKVANVDWQGGDFSYNQNYVRHAKTGFDAAHIAMQDVNLGIDSFLYAAPKIRLRVRTANMKEKSGLIVKDFSGPFSMDSTSINLPDLYFRLPNTELSGRFTMDMNAFADKNPGQISTQLDGFLRLEDLHPFLTSVPKNIYQAIPNQSIIIKGQLDGNLRSAAFKQLRLAMPGYFDITGTGWIADMMSGVSHLRSDLKLKGTASNLSFVSKLLPRDVRKTIAFPHGVGINGDIHVRKTLYTGSIQLTQGGGRIRLNGAYNTATELYRITADATLFPVHRFLPHMGLSAFSGTIKMQGRGTDFLNPKSSTNLSLRIRSFKYGNYVLDGLNGDISKHGEQLSAHVKSTNRMISGDFTYKGRVNTKLVDGHLRGWLRRVDLHAMGVMNQRYVVSTWADVDVRSDMKNIHHVSGLLRSFRLLQEGRKKSRLLAAGNFDMRADVRPGSLDTHIKGNLSEADLQAFGFIDKHYITSANTDITLRSDMKKYYTVSGNVGNLLLSEQRKGERLPLAEGNFNLDATMRGDQIEGSINGVFPRVDLYQLGIVDKAMTSSFSTNTSFAMSGKDNLNVRGLIGNLRVTEKDRTYTPGDVNVDLMSRRDTVHAVLNGGDFHLSTAFNSSVNQLAESGKRIYKTVREQLTNRRIDQSAILRQLPTGHFTLRSGRDNLFSNLLARDGYAFSQADINLTSSPTKGLDGRISIDSLVYNDILLDSIRADLNSIDGQLNYTLSVINSPNNTYPYHGSLQGALYEHGLKTHATILDNKGKTGFDLAMKAAMKGRGIELSITSPQSILGYKSFTVNDSNYIYIGRDRRLSANLRLEAADGTGMLVSTEDNDSTSLQNVTLSMNHFELGSLFEVLPFTPKLSGMLDGDYHLVQTEKELTISSDMTIKKLVYENSPMGDVGTQFVYMPKGDGTHYVDGIITQNGKEVGSLSGTYNNEGAGELDATLEMNRFPLNYVNGFVPDQIVGLDGVGEGTLTVKGPLKKLDINGEVYLDSTYLVSAPYGIRMRFADDPVQIHNSHIQFENFELFASNGSPLDISGYLDFSNLNKMQLDAQMRAKDFQIIDAKKNPRSEVYGKAFVDFTGRINGLLNNLQLVGKLDVLGNTDVTYVVRDGTLSTDDDLKDLVQFTNFNDSTVNVVKRPDITGFTMGLSVNIDEQAHVLCALNADQSNYVDFVGGGNLLLNYDPTNGVQVRGRYTLSDGKMKYSLPVIPLRTFNIKDGSYLEFTGDPMKPTLKITATEVVRTSVSSGSGEGRIIDFECGVSLSKQFPKPGVEFIITAPEDQEMQNILNIKSVEERSKLAVMMLASGMYFDGNNSASANTAMNGALAGFLQTQVNSITGKALNSMGLDLTANMESAADVNGNLHTDYTFKFSKRLWNNRLRIIMGGRVSTGSQFSEDNGAYFDNFSLEYRLNQKETKYLKLYYEREAYDWLEGNLSEFGAGFMWRRKLRHFKDIFRSKEDNPVVAPQTEKPKRDTLINFVNDKKK